The proteins below are encoded in one region of Pseudomonadota bacterium:
- a CDS encoding cyclic nucleotide-binding domain-containing protein, with protein sequence MNIEEYLFKVEIFQKITPEDVRRIADVSKVVSYPDGQYITRQGEQPDNLWVVCKGKVEVIVEKGKEKRHVAFLGPGEIFGEMTVFQRDFATADVVSRGGCNVIEIPGEFFKDVIYESPVSIGMMAQKMTKRFSELMKKK encoded by the coding sequence ATGAACATCGAAGAATATCTCTTTAAAGTTGAAATATTTCAAAAAATAACTCCTGAAGATGTTAGACGTATTGCTGATGTATCAAAAGTAGTATCCTATCCGGATGGACAATATATAACCAGGCAGGGCGAACAACCGGACAATCTCTGGGTGGTATGCAAGGGCAAGGTTGAGGTCATAGTTGAGAAGGGGAAGGAGAAGCGACATGTTGCCTTTCTGGGGCCCGGTGAAATATTCGGGGAAATGACCGTGTTTCAGCGGGATTTTGCCACTGCTGATGTTGTTTCCCGCGGTGGGTGCAATGTTATTGAAATACCGGGAGAGTTTTTCAAGGATGTGATTTATGAAAGCCCGGTATCAATTGGCATGATGGCTCAGAAAATGACTAAACGGTTTTCAGAACTCATGAAAAAAAAATAA